One window from the genome of Nocardioides panaciterrulae encodes:
- a CDS encoding RimK/LysX family protein encodes MSKTPESTLVGWREWVSLPDCGVGWIKAKIDTGARSSAIHAFDLVELERDGAPWVRYSVHPWQGSGEDATTVESPILDRRLVRSSSGHSDERYVVRMDVSLAGRRVTTEMTLSRRDQMGFRMLIGREALRQGFVVDPSRSYVGGRPQVSVRRQNRGR; translated from the coding sequence GTGTCGAAGACCCCTGAGAGCACCCTCGTCGGCTGGCGGGAGTGGGTGAGCCTCCCCGACTGCGGCGTCGGCTGGATCAAGGCCAAGATCGACACCGGCGCGCGCTCCTCGGCGATCCACGCCTTCGACCTCGTCGAGCTCGAGCGCGACGGCGCGCCGTGGGTGCGCTACTCGGTGCACCCCTGGCAGGGCTCCGGCGAGGACGCCACCACCGTGGAGAGCCCGATCCTGGACCGCCGCCTCGTGCGCAGCTCCTCGGGGCACTCCGACGAGCGGTACGTCGTGCGGATGGACGTCAGCCTGGCCGGACGGCGGGTCACCACCGAGATGACGCTCTCGCGCCGCGACCAGATGGGCTTCCGGATGCTCATCGGCCGGGAGGCGCTGCGCCAGGGCTTCGTGGTCGACCCGAGCCGCTCCTACGTCGGCGGCCGGCCCCAGGTGTCGGTGCGCCGGCAGAACCGGGGTCGCTGA
- a CDS encoding RimK family alpha-L-glutamate ligase, protein MKLAILSRAPRAYSTQRLRSAALERGHNVKVLNTLRFSIDLSGDEPDLQFRGKHLSSYDAVLPRIGNSITYFGTAVVRQFEQMDVYTPNPAYGITNSRDKLRATQILSRHNIGMPATTFVRDRKDVVAAIERVGGAPVVIKLLEGTQGIGVILAPDRKVAEAIIETLHSTQQNVLIQRFVKESKGRDIRALVVGDRVVAAMRRVAQGDEFRSNVHRGGSVEPVALDAEYERTAVRAAQIMGLRVAGVDMLEGNDGPLVMEVNSSPGLEGIETATQLDVAGAIIDFIANQVAFPEIDVRQRLSVSTGYGVAELVVHPGADMVGRKLSESGLDDRDITVLTLHRGATVIPNPRNKELVEAGDRLLCFGKLEEMRSMIPARRRRRSRVKKLPEQPIPES, encoded by the coding sequence ATGAAACTGGCGATCCTCTCCCGAGCACCACGTGCCTACAGCACCCAGCGACTCCGGTCGGCCGCGCTCGAGCGCGGCCACAACGTGAAGGTGCTCAACACGCTGCGCTTCTCCATCGACCTCTCCGGCGACGAGCCCGACCTGCAGTTCCGGGGCAAGCATCTCTCCAGCTACGACGCGGTCCTGCCGCGGATCGGCAACTCGATCACCTACTTCGGCACGGCCGTGGTCCGTCAGTTCGAGCAGATGGACGTCTACACGCCGAACCCGGCGTACGGCATCACCAACAGCCGCGACAAGCTCCGCGCCACCCAGATCCTGTCCCGCCACAACATCGGGATGCCCGCCACGACGTTCGTGCGCGACCGCAAGGACGTGGTCGCGGCCATCGAGCGGGTCGGCGGCGCGCCGGTGGTGATCAAGCTGCTCGAGGGCACCCAGGGCATCGGCGTGATCCTCGCGCCGGACCGCAAAGTCGCCGAGGCGATCATCGAGACCCTGCACAGCACCCAGCAGAACGTGCTGATCCAGCGGTTCGTGAAGGAGAGCAAGGGCCGCGACATCCGAGCGCTGGTCGTCGGTGACCGGGTCGTCGCCGCGATGCGACGGGTCGCCCAGGGCGACGAGTTCCGCTCGAACGTGCACCGCGGCGGGTCGGTCGAGCCGGTCGCGCTCGACGCGGAGTACGAGCGCACCGCGGTGCGCGCGGCCCAGATCATGGGCCTGCGGGTCGCCGGCGTGGACATGCTCGAGGGCAACGACGGTCCGCTGGTGATGGAGGTCAACTCCTCGCCCGGCCTGGAGGGCATCGAGACCGCCACCCAGCTCGACGTCGCCGGCGCGATCATCGACTTCATCGCCAACCAGGTGGCCTTCCCCGAGATCGACGTCCGCCAGCGGCTCAGCGTCTCGACCGGGTACGGCGTGGCCGAGCTCGTGGTCCACCCCGGGGCCGACATGGTCGGCCGGAAGCTCAGCGAGTCCGGACTCGACGACCGCGACATCACCGTGCTCACCCTGCACCGCGGTGCCACCGTGATCCCCAACCCGCGCAACAAGGAGCTCGTCGAGGCGGGCGACCGACTGCTCTGCTTCGGCAAGCTGGAGGAGATGCGCTCGATGATCCCCGCGCGCCGCCGGCGCCGCAGCCGGGTCAAGAAGCTGCCGGAGCAGCCGATCCCCGAGTCCTGA
- a CDS encoding sialidase family protein, translating to MRLLSSSARTALGSLGALLLLAGGLTALGSADAATPAEGTVAADGHHKATWTGGPFAVPNVTGNALDQPDCSAPQSCDDFTLHVDSPKGYGAHHQLRVRVGWSNAAADFDVYLLDAKGDAVATAASSADPELILAAPKAGDYTVRVVPFAPLGESYSATAKLVKKPDNPAPAPGRAPTFRNYKAPKKFADADNAGEPSIGNSFKTGATMYQAYLSTYKVRWKHGKAAWTDVSANAGNGCPQGSTQSLDPILFTDRQTGRTFESQLTGVDSATCWTDDDGKTWNPSEGGGIPSGVDHQSIGGGPYAAGGLGGLPTSAYPNAVYYCSQDIATAFCAASHDGGTTFGAGVPTYDLTQCGGLHGHLKVAPDGTAYLPNKGCGSNAAVAVSSDDGQSWTVRKVPSSTVGDSDPSIGIGANGTVYFGYVGADSRPGVAVSHDQGRTWKHGQQVAGDFGVKNAVFPEMVAGADDRAAFAYLGTTKGGNYQATGKFKGVWHLYISTTYDGGRHWVTRDATPKDPVQRGSLCTGGTTCGNDRNLLDFMDITLDEHGRILVGYADGCIGACVDHPRKNGHDAYATIARQTGGRTLFPKYDR from the coding sequence ATGCGACTGCTGTCCTCATCCGCCCGTACGGCGCTCGGGAGCCTCGGCGCCCTTCTGCTGCTGGCCGGCGGCCTGACCGCGCTCGGGTCGGCCGACGCCGCGACCCCGGCCGAGGGGACCGTCGCCGCCGACGGCCACCACAAGGCGACCTGGACCGGGGGACCGTTCGCGGTCCCGAACGTCACCGGCAACGCGCTGGACCAGCCGGACTGCTCGGCCCCGCAGTCGTGTGACGACTTCACGCTGCACGTCGACAGCCCGAAGGGCTACGGCGCCCACCACCAGCTGAGGGTGCGGGTCGGCTGGTCGAACGCCGCGGCCGACTTCGACGTCTACCTGCTCGACGCGAAGGGCGACGCGGTGGCCACCGCCGCGAGCAGCGCCGACCCCGAGCTGATCCTCGCGGCGCCGAAGGCGGGCGACTACACCGTGCGCGTCGTGCCGTTCGCCCCGCTCGGCGAGAGCTACTCCGCCACCGCCAAGCTGGTGAAGAAGCCGGACAACCCGGCCCCGGCGCCCGGCAGGGCGCCCACCTTCCGCAACTACAAGGCGCCGAAGAAGTTCGCCGACGCCGACAACGCCGGCGAGCCCAGCATCGGCAACAGCTTCAAGACCGGCGCCACGATGTACCAGGCCTACCTGTCGACCTACAAGGTCCGCTGGAAGCACGGCAAGGCCGCGTGGACCGACGTCTCGGCCAACGCCGGCAACGGCTGCCCGCAGGGCAGCACACAGAGCCTCGACCCGATCCTGTTCACCGACCGCCAGACCGGCCGCACCTTCGAGTCCCAGCTGACCGGGGTCGACTCCGCGACCTGCTGGACCGACGACGACGGCAAGACCTGGAACCCCAGCGAGGGCGGCGGCATCCCCAGCGGGGTCGACCACCAGAGCATCGGCGGTGGCCCCTACGCGGCCGGCGGACTGGGCGGCCTGCCGACCTCGGCGTACCCGAACGCCGTCTACTACTGCAGCCAGGACATCGCGACCGCGTTCTGCGCCGCGTCCCACGACGGCGGCACCACCTTCGGCGCGGGCGTCCCGACCTACGACCTGACCCAGTGCGGCGGCCTGCACGGCCACCTCAAGGTCGCCCCCGACGGCACGGCCTACCTGCCGAACAAGGGCTGCGGCTCCAACGCCGCCGTCGCGGTCTCCTCCGACGACGGCCAGAGCTGGACGGTCCGCAAGGTGCCCTCGAGCACCGTCGGCGACTCCGACCCGTCGATCGGGATCGGCGCCAACGGCACGGTCTACTTCGGGTACGTCGGCGCCGACAGCCGACCCGGCGTCGCGGTGAGCCACGACCAGGGCCGGACCTGGAAGCACGGCCAGCAGGTCGCCGGTGACTTCGGCGTCAAGAACGCGGTGTTCCCGGAGATGGTCGCGGGCGCCGACGACCGCGCCGCGTTCGCCTACCTCGGCACCACCAAGGGGGGCAACTACCAGGCGACCGGCAAGTTCAAGGGCGTCTGGCACCTCTACATCAGCACGACGTACGACGGCGGCCGGCACTGGGTGACCCGGGACGCCACCCCGAAGGACCCGGTGCAGCGCGGCTCGCTGTGCACCGGCGGCACCACCTGCGGCAACGACCGGAACCTGCTCGACTTCATGGACATCACCCTCGACGAGCACGGGCGGATCCTGGTCGGCTACGCCGACGGCTGCATCGGCGCCTGCGTGGACCACCCGAGGAAGAACGGCCACGACGCCTACGCCACGATCGCCCGGCAGACCGGGGGCCGCACGCTGTTCCCGAAGTACGACCGATGA
- a CDS encoding alpha-hydroxy-acid oxidizing protein, with product MTDQPTLSRAQRATTSAVSVGREVQGRIYRAGVFGHRPAVPVEPAALERAAERAMSRQAWSYVAGSAGQQRTARANVEAFDRHRIVPRMLVDVEERDTSVELFGRRLPAPLLFAPVGVLEMAHRDADLAVAEAARQLGLPMVLSTQASVPMEQVAARLGDAPRWFQLYWSREDELVDSFVRRAEQIGSEAIVVTLDTHVLGWRTRDLDLAYLPFARGQGIAQYTSDPVFRRLVAERAAAGPSGEPTPRPTAAAVRALVSMARHWPGDTWGNLRSPLPRAAVETFLDVFSRSSLSWADLAYLRERTALPILLKGIQDPRDAALALDHGVDGIVVSNHGGRQVDGAIGSLDALPGIVEEVDGRVPVLFDSGVRSGADAFKALALGARAVLVGRPWVYGLALAGARGVREVMEDLWAELDLTMALSGVGGVEQVTRDLLA from the coding sequence GTGACCGACCAGCCCACGCTCAGCCGGGCCCAGCGGGCCACCACCAGCGCCGTGTCCGTCGGCCGGGAGGTCCAGGGCCGGATCTACCGCGCCGGCGTCTTCGGCCACCGACCGGCGGTCCCGGTCGAACCGGCCGCGCTCGAGCGTGCGGCCGAGCGGGCGATGAGCCGGCAGGCCTGGTCCTACGTGGCCGGCAGCGCCGGCCAGCAGCGCACCGCCCGGGCCAACGTCGAGGCGTTCGACCGGCACCGGATCGTGCCGCGGATGCTGGTCGACGTCGAGGAGCGCGACACCTCGGTGGAGCTCTTCGGCCGCCGGCTGCCGGCGCCGCTGCTGTTCGCGCCCGTCGGCGTGCTCGAGATGGCGCACCGGGACGCCGACCTCGCGGTCGCCGAGGCGGCCCGGCAGCTGGGCCTCCCGATGGTGCTCTCCACGCAGGCGTCGGTGCCGATGGAGCAGGTGGCCGCCCGCCTCGGGGACGCACCACGCTGGTTCCAGCTCTACTGGAGCCGCGAGGACGAGCTCGTCGACTCGTTCGTACGCCGGGCCGAGCAGATCGGCAGCGAGGCGATCGTGGTCACGCTGGACACCCACGTGCTCGGCTGGCGCACCCGCGACCTCGACCTGGCCTACCTGCCGTTCGCGCGCGGCCAGGGCATCGCGCAGTACACCAGCGACCCGGTCTTCCGGCGGCTGGTGGCGGAGCGGGCGGCGGCCGGGCCCTCGGGCGAGCCGACGCCCCGGCCGACCGCGGCCGCCGTACGCGCGCTGGTCTCGATGGCGCGGCACTGGCCGGGCGACACCTGGGGCAACCTGCGCTCCCCGCTGCCGCGGGCCGCGGTCGAGACCTTCCTCGACGTGTTCTCGCGCTCGTCGCTGAGCTGGGCCGACCTGGCCTACCTGCGCGAGCGGACCGCGCTGCCGATCCTGCTCAAGGGCATCCAGGACCCGCGGGACGCGGCGCTCGCCCTGGACCACGGCGTGGACGGGATCGTGGTGTCCAATCACGGGGGCCGCCAGGTCGACGGCGCGATCGGGTCGCTCGACGCCCTGCCCGGCATCGTGGAGGAGGTCGACGGCCGGGTCCCGGTGCTGTTCGACAGCGGCGTGCGCAGCGGCGCCGACGCGTTCAAGGCGCTCGCGCTCGGCGCCCGGGCGGTGCTGGTCGGGCGGCCCTGGGTCTACGGGCTGGCGCTCGCCGGCGCGCGGGGGGTGCGCGAGGTGATGGAGGACCTGTGGGCCGAGCTCGACCTGACCATGGCGCTGAGCGGCGTCGGCGGCGTCGAGCAGGTCACCCGCGACCTGCTGGCCTGA